The Streptomyces sp. NBC_01775 genome includes a region encoding these proteins:
- a CDS encoding alpha/beta fold hydrolase, translated as MSSTERPETRTPTPRSAATPAPPGSRVGEKETLRMVSLPGLTLAVRGLREDVTGGGGEDLGSAERSAEDQSGAERAGTEHAGTEHSDAGGRRGARPRALYVHGLGGSSLNWSTLMLQLADEVDGEALDLPGFGDSPPPDNGDYSVTGHARAVIRYLDSSGRGPVHLLGNSLGGAVVTRVAAVRPDLVRTLTLVSPALPEIPPQRTAWPTAMLAVPGIAGLFGRLTRDWPPERRTGGILGLCYGDPGRVSPEDFAAAAEEYERRLGLPYFWDAMVRSTRGVVDAYTLGGQHALWRQAERVLAPTLLVYGGRDQLVAFRVARRACAAFRDSRLLALPDAGHVAMMEYPEVVAGAVRELIDETARSVRRLNGQGAAPAKAPATPKGD; from the coding sequence ATGTCGTCCACCGAGCGGCCGGAAACTCGTACGCCTACGCCCCGATCTGCCGCCACTCCTGCGCCGCCCGGGTCCCGAGTCGGCGAGAAGGAGACGCTCCGGATGGTCTCGCTGCCCGGTCTCACGCTCGCCGTGCGAGGGCTGCGCGAGGACGTCACGGGCGGGGGCGGCGAAGACCTGGGCAGCGCGGAACGCAGCGCCGAGGACCAGAGCGGGGCGGAGCGCGCCGGTACGGAGCACGCGGGTACGGAGCACAGCGACGCCGGTGGGCGCCGGGGCGCGCGTCCGCGCGCGCTGTACGTGCACGGGCTGGGCGGCTCCTCGCTCAACTGGTCCACGCTGATGCTCCAGCTCGCCGACGAGGTCGACGGTGAGGCGCTCGACCTGCCCGGCTTCGGAGACTCCCCGCCACCGGACAACGGTGACTACTCCGTCACCGGGCACGCACGCGCCGTCATCCGGTACCTCGACTCCAGCGGACGCGGCCCCGTGCACCTGCTGGGCAACTCGCTGGGCGGCGCCGTGGTCACCCGGGTCGCCGCCGTGCGGCCCGACCTCGTACGCACGCTGACGCTCGTCTCGCCGGCGCTGCCCGAGATCCCCCCGCAGCGCACGGCCTGGCCCACGGCGATGCTGGCGGTGCCGGGGATCGCCGGGCTGTTCGGCAGGCTCACCCGCGACTGGCCGCCCGAGCGCCGCACCGGCGGCATTCTCGGGCTGTGTTACGGCGACCCCGGGCGGGTTTCGCCCGAGGACTTCGCCGCCGCCGCCGAGGAGTACGAGCGCCGGCTCGGGCTGCCCTACTTCTGGGACGCGATGGTGCGCTCGACGCGGGGCGTCGTGGACGCCTACACGCTGGGTGGTCAGCACGCGCTGTGGCGGCAGGCCGAGCGTGTTCTGGCGCCCACGCTCCTGGTCTACGGTGGGCGCGACCAGCTGGTCGCCTTCCGGGTGGCGCGCCGCGCCTGCGCCGCCTTCCGGGACTCCCGGCTGCTGGCACTGCCGGATGCCGGTCATGTCGCGATGATGGAGTACCCCGAGGTCGTCGCGGGCGCTGTCCGTGAACTGATCGACGAGACGGCCCGTTCCGTGCGGCGGCTCAACGGTCAGGGAGCCGCCCCCGCGAAAGCCCCGGCAACCCCGAAAGGTGACTAG
- a CDS encoding TetR/AcrR family transcriptional regulator has translation MTAIEQTEARPRGTRLPRRARRNQLLGAAQEVFVAQGYHAAAMDDIADRAGVSKPVLYQHFPGKLDLYLALLDQHCDALLQAVRAALASTTDNKQRVAATMDAYFGFVQDEGAAFRLVFESDLTNEPAVRERVDKVSLDCAEAVSEVISEDTKLPREQAMLLAVGLCGMAQITARYWLGAGQKIPRDAAAKLISSLSWRGIAGFPIQ, from the coding sequence GTGACAGCCATCGAGCAGACCGAGGCGCGCCCGCGTGGCACGCGTCTGCCCCGCCGGGCCCGACGCAATCAACTTCTGGGCGCAGCCCAGGAGGTCTTCGTCGCGCAGGGATATCACGCGGCGGCGATGGACGACATCGCCGACCGTGCAGGGGTCAGCAAGCCCGTGCTCTACCAGCACTTCCCGGGCAAGCTCGACCTGTATCTCGCCCTTCTCGACCAGCACTGCGACGCGCTGCTCCAAGCCGTGCGCGCGGCTCTGGCCTCCACCACGGACAACAAACAGCGGGTGGCGGCCACCATGGACGCCTATTTCGGGTTCGTCCAGGACGAGGGCGCCGCCTTCCGGCTGGTCTTCGAGTCGGACCTGACGAACGAGCCCGCGGTGCGCGAGCGCGTGGACAAGGTAAGCCTGGATTGCGCCGAGGCCGTCAGCGAGGTGATCTCCGAAGACACCAAGCTGCCGCGAGAGCAGGCGATGCTGCTGGCCGTCGGCCTGTGCGGCATGGCCCAGATCACGGCGCGCTACTGGCTGGGCGCCGGCCAGAAGATCCCCCGTGACGCGGCGGCGAAGCTGATCTCCTCCCTGTCCTGGCGCGGCATCGCGGGGTTCCCGATCCAGTGA
- a CDS encoding DUF3107 domain-containing protein, whose translation MEVKIGVQQAPREIVIESKQTPDEVESAVSAALGDGSKLLSLADEHGRKILVPSERIAYVEIGEASGRKVGFGAI comes from the coding sequence GTGGAGGTCAAGATCGGCGTGCAGCAGGCGCCTCGCGAGATCGTCATCGAGAGCAAGCAGACTCCTGACGAGGTCGAGAGCGCGGTTTCGGCGGCACTTGGTGACGGCTCCAAGCTGCTCAGCCTCGCGGACGAGCACGGCCGCAAGATCCTGGTCCCGTCGGAGCGCATCGCCTACGTCGAGATCGGCGAGGCATCAGGGCGCAAGGTCGGCTTCGGCGCGATCTGA
- a CDS encoding ferritin-like fold-containing protein encodes MQTPDKTAPAEAAQNEAPAATEEGPTGTATQDWDQASAEPTYRAAVIDLLGALAYGELAAFERLAEDAKLAPSLADKAELASMASAEFHHFEKLRERLARIDADPTAAMEPFAAPLDEFHRQTAPSDWLEGLIKAYVGDSIASDFYREVAARLDSDTRDLVLGVLDDTGHSSFAVEKVRAAIEAEPRVGGRLALWARRLMGEALSQAQRVVADRDALSTMLVGGVADGFDLAEVGKMFSRITEAHTKRMAALGLAA; translated from the coding sequence ATGCAGACGCCTGACAAGACCGCCCCCGCCGAAGCCGCCCAGAACGAGGCACCGGCCGCCACGGAAGAAGGCCCCACCGGGACCGCCACCCAGGACTGGGACCAGGCATCCGCCGAGCCCACCTACCGCGCCGCGGTCATCGACCTGCTGGGCGCGCTGGCCTACGGCGAGCTGGCGGCCTTCGAGCGGCTGGCCGAGGACGCCAAGCTGGCGCCATCCCTCGCGGACAAGGCGGAGCTTGCCTCCATGGCGTCGGCCGAGTTCCACCACTTCGAGAAGCTGCGCGAGCGGCTGGCCCGGATCGACGCCGACCCCACGGCGGCGATGGAGCCCTTCGCGGCGCCGCTGGACGAGTTCCACCGGCAGACCGCGCCCTCCGACTGGCTGGAGGGGCTGATCAAGGCATACGTCGGAGACTCGATCGCCTCCGACTTCTACCGCGAGGTCGCCGCCCGTCTCGACTCGGACACCCGCGACCTGGTGCTCGGTGTGCTGGATGACACAGGCCACTCCAGCTTCGCGGTGGAGAAGGTGCGCGCCGCCATCGAGGCCGAGCCGCGCGTGGGCGGTCGGCTGGCGCTGTGGGCGCGGCGGCTGATGGGGGAGGCGCTCTCCCAGGCTCAGCGGGTGGTGGCCGACCGCGACGCGCTCTCGACGATGCTCGTGGGCGGGGTGGCCGACGGCTTCGACCTCGCGGAGGTCGGCAAGATGTTCTCCCGGATCACGGAGGCCCATACGAAGCGGATGGCCGCGCTCGGCCTGGCTGCCTGA
- a CDS encoding DEAD/DEAH box helicase has protein sequence MTLPVALAGTDVIGQAKTGTGKTLGFGLPLLESVTVPADVELGRAKPEELTDAPQALVVVPTRELCQQVTNDLLTAGKVRNVRVLSIYGGRAYEPQVEALKKGVDVIVGTPGRLLDLAGQKKLRLSEIRTLVLDEADEMLDLGFLPDVEKIIEMLPTRRQTMLFSATMPGQVISLARRYMSQPTHIRATAPDDEGQTVANTKQHVFRAHNMDKPEMVSRILQADGRGLVMVFCRTKRTAADVAEQLARRGFASGAVHGDLGQGAREQALRAFRNGKVDVLVCTDVAARGIDVDNVTHVINYQTPEDEKTYLHRIGRTGRAGNSGIAVTLVDWDDIPRWQLINKALGLGLEDPEETYSTSPHFYEAMGIPDGAKGVLPRAERTRAGLAAEEIEDLGETGAKPRGKSAPAAERERPARPRRQRQRTRGALRSEDEGGEGGKGAPAKASAAPASASAAKAQGAVATAEGEQVEGEATGARKPRRRRRTRSGAAASAGTGTAAPQGGQADGGAPAEAAASASEPSSSGEARKPRRRSRTRSGAASRTSAASEAPAAQATDG, from the coding sequence ATGACGCTTCCGGTCGCCCTCGCGGGCACCGATGTCATCGGCCAGGCGAAGACCGGCACCGGCAAGACGCTGGGCTTCGGCCTCCCCCTTCTCGAGTCGGTGACCGTCCCCGCCGACGTCGAGCTGGGGCGCGCGAAGCCGGAGGAGCTGACCGACGCTCCCCAGGCCCTCGTCGTCGTACCCACCCGTGAGCTGTGTCAGCAGGTCACCAACGACCTGCTCACCGCGGGCAAGGTCCGCAATGTCCGGGTCCTGTCGATCTATGGCGGCCGTGCCTACGAGCCGCAGGTCGAGGCCCTGAAGAAGGGCGTCGACGTGATCGTCGGCACCCCCGGCCGGCTGCTCGACCTGGCGGGCCAGAAGAAGCTGCGGCTGTCCGAGATCCGGACGCTCGTCCTGGACGAGGCCGACGAGATGCTCGACCTGGGCTTCCTGCCCGACGTCGAGAAGATCATCGAGATGCTGCCCACGCGGCGCCAGACGATGCTCTTCTCAGCGACGATGCCGGGCCAGGTCATCTCGCTCGCCCGCCGCTACATGAGCCAGCCCACCCACATCCGCGCCACCGCGCCGGATGACGAGGGCCAGACCGTCGCCAACACCAAGCAGCACGTCTTCCGCGCTCACAACATGGACAAGCCGGAGATGGTCTCCCGGATCCTCCAGGCCGACGGCCGCGGACTGGTGATGGTCTTCTGCCGTACGAAGCGCACGGCGGCCGACGTCGCCGAGCAGCTCGCCCGGCGCGGCTTCGCCTCCGGTGCCGTCCACGGCGACCTGGGCCAGGGGGCGCGCGAGCAGGCGCTGCGCGCCTTCCGTAACGGCAAGGTCGATGTGCTGGTCTGCACTGATGTGGCGGCGCGCGGCATCGATGTCGACAACGTCACACACGTGATCAACTACCAGACGCCCGAGGACGAGAAGACCTATCTGCACCGCATCGGACGCACCGGCCGCGCGGGCAACTCCGGCATCGCCGTCACGCTGGTCGACTGGGACGACATCCCCCGTTGGCAGCTGATCAACAAGGCGCTGGGCCTGGGCCTCGAAGACCCGGAGGAGACCTACTCCACCTCGCCGCACTTCTACGAGGCGATGGGCATCCCCGACGGCGCCAAGGGCGTGCTGCCCCGTGCCGAGCGCACCCGCGCCGGGCTGGCGGCCGAGGAGATCGAGGACCTGGGCGAGACCGGCGCCAAGCCGCGCGGAAAGTCCGCTCCGGCCGCCGAGCGTGAGCGCCCCGCGCGCCCCCGTCGTCAGCGTCAGCGCACGCGTGGCGCTCTGCGCTCCGAGGACGAGGGCGGAGAAGGCGGTAAGGGCGCACCGGCGAAGGCATCCGCTGCCCCCGCTTCCGCTTCCGCCGCCAAGGCTCAGGGCGCCGTCGCGACAGCCGAGGGCGAGCAGGTCGAGGGCGAGGCCACCGGCGCGCGCAAGCCGCGCCGCCGCCGTCGTACGCGCTCCGGCGCCGCGGCGTCCGCCGGTACCGGCACGGCCGCGCCCCAGGGCGGGCAGGCGGACGGCGGCGCGCCCGCCGAGGCCGCCGCGTCCGCGTCCGAGCCGTCCTCCTCGGGTGAGGCGCGCAAGCCGCGCAGGCGCAGCAGGACCCGCTCGGGCGCCGCGAGCCGTACGAGCGCCGCGAGCGAGGCCCCGGCCGCGCAGGCGACCGACGGCTGA
- a CDS encoding alpha/beta fold hydrolase: MSKPPFLALPSGVRAYRLATERGEFAVHDTGPARHPDAVAGASADVPTALLLPGFTGSKEDFIGLLEPLARAGMRAVAVDGRGQFETGGPHDESAYAQPELARDVLAVARALGRDSDGEAGAARPLHLMGHSLGGLIARAAVLLEPSAFASLTVMSSGPAAVGPSQRQRVDLLLSALPTRGLEAIWQLMRELDQSVGSAGEAPYSRAEAEETTAAMDAFLRRRWLSNVPEQLMVTGRQLQTEPDRVGELAALSLPFHVVSGTADDAWPVPLLDEMALRLGARRTVVPDTGHSPNAERPQETAHALAAFWRSPPAGG, from the coding sequence ATGAGCAAGCCCCCGTTCCTGGCGCTGCCTTCAGGTGTGCGCGCGTACCGCCTGGCCACCGAGCGCGGCGAGTTCGCGGTGCACGACACCGGCCCCGCCAGACACCCGGACGCGGTCGCCGGTGCGTCCGCCGATGTGCCCACCGCGCTGTTGCTGCCCGGATTCACCGGCAGCAAGGAGGACTTCATCGGTCTGCTGGAGCCGCTGGCCCGGGCCGGGATGCGTGCGGTCGCCGTGGACGGGCGCGGGCAGTTCGAGACGGGCGGTCCGCACGACGAGAGTGCCTACGCCCAGCCCGAGTTGGCCCGGGATGTGCTCGCCGTGGCCCGCGCGCTGGGGCGGGACTCGGATGGGGAGGCAGGAGCAGCCCGCCCCCTCCATCTGATGGGGCACTCGCTGGGCGGGCTGATCGCGCGCGCCGCCGTGCTGTTGGAGCCCTCCGCCTTCGCCTCGCTGACGGTGATGAGCAGCGGCCCCGCCGCCGTCGGGCCCTCGCAGCGGCAGCGCGTCGACCTGCTGCTGAGCGCGCTGCCCACAAGGGGCCTGGAGGCCATCTGGCAGCTCATGCGGGAGCTGGACCAGTCGGTGGGCTCGGCGGGAGAGGCTCCGTACTCGCGCGCGGAGGCCGAGGAGACCACGGCAGCGATGGACGCGTTCTTGCGCCGCCGCTGGCTGAGCAACGTCCCTGAACAGCTGATGGTCACGGGACGGCAGTTGCAGACGGAGCCGGACAGGGTCGGCGAACTGGCCGCGCTCTCCCTGCCCTTCCACGTGGTCTCCGGTACGGCGGACGACGCCTGGCCGGTGCCGCTGCTGGACGAGATGGCCCTGCGGCTGGGCGCCCGGCGCACCGTCGTCCCGGACACCGGCCACTCCCCGAACGCGGAGCGCCCCCAGGAGACGGCCCACGCCCTGGCCGCGTTCTGGCGCAGCCCTCCGGCCGGCGGCTGA
- a CDS encoding PHP domain-containing protein: MRIDLHTHSTASDGTDTPAELVRNAAAAGLDVIALTDHDTVAGHPEAMAALPAGLTLVRGAELSCRLDGISLHMLAYLFDPAEPELARERELVRDDRVPRARAIVAKLEELGVPVTWEQVARIAGDGTVGRPHIAAAMVEAGVVETVSDAFTEEWIANDGRAYVGKHELNPFDALRLIKGAGGVAVFAHPLAAKRGQCVPESAIAELAEAGLDGVEADHADHEPATRARLHALAADLGILATGSSDYHGSRKNIELGELTTAPDVYAEIAARASGPGPVTG, encoded by the coding sequence GTGCGCATCGACCTGCACACCCACTCCACCGCCTCGGACGGCACCGACACCCCGGCCGAGTTGGTACGCAACGCCGCCGCCGCGGGCCTCGACGTGATCGCGCTGACCGACCACGACACCGTCGCGGGGCACCCCGAGGCCATGGCGGCCCTGCCCGCGGGCCTCACTCTGGTCCGGGGCGCCGAGCTGTCCTGCCGCCTGGACGGCATCAGCCTGCACATGCTCGCCTACCTCTTCGACCCCGCCGAGCCCGAACTGGCGCGCGAGCGGGAGCTGGTGCGCGACGACCGCGTGCCGCGTGCCCGGGCGATCGTCGCCAAGCTGGAAGAGCTGGGCGTGCCCGTCACGTGGGAGCAGGTCGCCCGGATCGCCGGTGACGGCACCGTGGGCCGCCCGCACATCGCCGCTGCCATGGTCGAGGCAGGCGTCGTCGAGACGGTCTCCGACGCCTTCACCGAGGAGTGGATCGCCAACGACGGCCGCGCCTACGTCGGCAAGCACGAGCTGAACCCCTTCGACGCGCTGCGGCTGATCAAGGGCGCGGGCGGGGTCGCTGTCTTCGCCCACCCGCTGGCCGCCAAGCGCGGACAGTGCGTCCCCGAGAGCGCGATAGCCGAACTCGCCGAGGCCGGCCTCGACGGTGTCGAGGCCGACCACGCCGACCACGAACCCGCCACCCGCGCCCGGCTGCACGCCCTCGCCGCCGACCTGGGAATCCTGGCCACCGGATCCAGCGACTACCACGGCAGCCGCAAGAACATCGAGCTCGGGGAGCTGACGACGGCCCCCGACGTCTACGCCGAGATCGCCGCCCGCGCCTCGGGCCCGGGCCCCGTCACGGGCTGA
- a CDS encoding DUF6758 family protein, producing the protein MRGEPSCPKCGSRVRAPGLFADTWQCGIHGAVHPLQPVIPPSVEALAVVVGRTQVPVWMPWPLPVGWLFTGVASAGDDRSGGRATAVACSGPGPLGGPGELLLVAEELGVGLGARYAGIEGPDPGPAICTGKPPHAKVLAAGRPTPLWHVSGSPDDRAVFAGEARGLWLWAIVWPEQSGLMLYDELVLTDLRDAGAEVDLLPCGALSPRLIS; encoded by the coding sequence ATGAGGGGCGAACCCAGTTGTCCGAAATGCGGTAGCCGGGTCAGGGCGCCCGGCCTCTTCGCCGACACCTGGCAGTGCGGCATCCACGGCGCCGTGCACCCGCTCCAGCCGGTCATCCCACCCAGTGTCGAGGCTCTCGCCGTCGTGGTGGGTCGCACGCAGGTTCCCGTCTGGATGCCCTGGCCGCTGCCCGTGGGCTGGCTGTTCACCGGCGTCGCGAGCGCGGGCGACGACCGGAGCGGAGGCCGCGCGACCGCCGTCGCCTGCTCGGGTCCCGGCCCCCTCGGCGGCCCCGGCGAACTCCTTCTGGTGGCCGAGGAGCTGGGCGTGGGCCTCGGCGCGCGCTACGCCGGGATCGAGGGTCCCGACCCCGGTCCCGCCATATGTACCGGTAAGCCCCCGCACGCCAAGGTGCTGGCCGCCGGGCGGCCCACCCCCCTCTGGCACGTCAGCGGTTCCCCCGACGACCGCGCCGTCTTCGCCGGGGAGGCGCGTGGGCTGTGGCTGTGGGCGATCGTGTGGCCCGAGCAGTCCGGGCTGATGCTCTACGACGAACTCGTGCTCACCGACCTGCGTGACGCGGGCGCCGAGGTCGACCTGCTGCCCTGCGGTGCGCTCTCCCCGCGCCTGATCTCCTGA
- a CDS encoding MFS transporter: protein MSGDPFDEGGGSLLRQPKAVWATAGASVVAFMGIGLVDPILPSIAKGLEATPSQVSLLFTSYFLITAVAMLVTGFVSSRIGGRKTLLLGLALVVVFAALSGTSGSVGELVGFRAGWGLGNALFVSTSLAVIVGAAAGGSAAAILLYESALGLGMACGPLLGAVLGDASWRFPFFGTAILMAVGFLAITAFLKEQPKPARKTSLLDPVKALGHGGLASAAASAFFYNYAFFTVLAFTPFVLNMSPYRSGAVFFAWGVLLAVFSVLVAPRLQERFGSLKVLGTSLVLMAIDLVVLGYGNHTTAIVGTIVSGAFIGLNNTVYTELALGVSDAPRPVASAGYNFVRWFAAAAAPFLAPKIEEWANIHIPFVVAALAAAVGAVIVGVRRKSLTMEAQELLPEHEAEDAAVAQGEVQPATS from the coding sequence ATGAGTGGTGATCCGTTCGACGAAGGCGGAGGCAGTCTCCTCCGCCAGCCGAAGGCCGTGTGGGCCACGGCAGGCGCTTCCGTCGTCGCCTTCATGGGCATCGGCCTGGTCGACCCGATCCTCCCTTCGATCGCCAAGGGGCTCGAGGCCACCCCGAGCCAGGTCTCACTCCTGTTCACCTCGTACTTCCTCATCACCGCCGTCGCGATGCTGGTCACCGGTTTCGTCTCCAGCAGGATCGGCGGGCGCAAGACGCTGCTGCTCGGCCTGGCGCTCGTGGTGGTCTTCGCGGCGCTCTCCGGCACCTCGGGCTCCGTCGGCGAGCTGGTCGGATTCCGGGCGGGCTGGGGCCTGGGCAACGCCCTCTTCGTCTCCACGTCGCTCGCCGTGATCGTCGGCGCGGCGGCAGGGGGCAGCGCGGCGGCCATCTTGCTCTACGAGTCGGCACTCGGGCTCGGCATGGCCTGCGGCCCGCTGCTGGGCGCGGTGCTCGGCGACGCGAGCTGGCGCTTCCCCTTCTTCGGCACGGCCATCTTGATGGCCGTCGGCTTCCTCGCCATCACGGCCTTCTTGAAGGAGCAGCCCAAGCCCGCGCGCAAGACCTCGCTGCTCGACCCCGTCAAGGCGCTCGGGCACGGCGGGCTGGCCTCGGCGGCGGCCTCGGCGTTCTTCTACAACTACGCGTTCTTCACGGTGCTCGCCTTCACACCGTTCGTGCTGAACATGTCGCCGTACCGCTCCGGCGCCGTCTTCTTCGCCTGGGGCGTGCTGCTGGCCGTCTTCTCGGTGCTGGTCGCACCCAGGCTCCAGGAGCGCTTCGGCTCGCTCAAGGTGCTGGGCACCTCGCTCGTGCTGATGGCGATCGACCTGGTGGTGCTCGGATACGGCAACCACACCACCGCCATCGTCGGCACGATCGTCTCCGGCGCGTTCATCGGCCTCAACAACACCGTCTACACGGAGCTGGCGCTCGGCGTCTCCGACGCCCCCCGTCCGGTGGCGAGCGCGGGCTACAACTTCGTGCGCTGGTTCGCCGCGGCGGCGGCCCCCTTCCTGGCGCCGAAGATCGAGGAATGGGCGAACATCCACATCCCGTTCGTGGTCGCGGCCCTGGCCGCCGCCGTGGGCGCTGTGATCGTCGGCGTCCGCCGCAAGTCCCTGACGATGGAGGCCCAGGAACTGCTCCCCGAGCACGAGGCGGAGGACGCGGCCGTCGCCCAGGGCGAGGTCCAGCCGGCCACCAGCTAG
- a CDS encoding suppressor of fused domain protein: MADVRTLVDSRLRETLGEPGARASVTFLGTERIEVLRFVDADAGTVRYATLGMSSAPMADPAEVLADPERGPRAELLLTVRAGIADTDKVLRPLAVLAASPQVEGVVVAPGASLDTGEPLWPGAPFTSVLVAEPGGLVADLALGASPGGAGGAPPEPVRFLPLLPMTPTEAAWKRVHGADALQERWLRHGTDLRDPARGPVPLGD; this comes from the coding sequence ATGGCTGACGTACGGACCCTCGTCGACTCCCGGCTGCGCGAAACCCTGGGCGAACCCGGTGCTCGGGCCTCTGTGACCTTCCTGGGGACGGAGCGCATCGAGGTGCTGCGTTTCGTGGACGCCGACGCCGGGACTGTGCGATACGCCACGCTTGGCATGTCGTCCGCGCCCATGGCCGACCCCGCCGAGGTGCTCGCCGACCCCGAACGGGGGCCGCGTGCCGAACTGCTGCTGACCGTACGGGCCGGTATCGCCGACACCGACAAGGTGCTGCGCCCGCTGGCCGTGCTGGCGGCCTCACCTCAGGTCGAGGGCGTCGTGGTCGCCCCGGGCGCCTCCCTGGACACGGGTGAACCGCTGTGGCCGGGGGCGCCGTTCACCTCCGTCCTGGTCGCCGAGCCCGGGGGACTGGTGGCGGACCTGGCCTTGGGGGCATCTCCCGGCGGAGCTGGGGGAGCGCCGCCGGAGCCGGTCCGCTTCCTGCCGCTGCTGCCGATGACACCGACCGAAGCCGCCTGGAAGCGCGTCCACGGTGCGGACGCGCTTCAGGAGAGGTGGCTGCGCCACGGGACGGACCTGCGCGACCCGGCGCGCGGCCCGGTGCCGCTGGGCGACTGA
- a CDS encoding magnesium and cobalt transport protein CorA, translated as MSMIRELRAAVRPALRKDTRSAYGYEGFESIGCASSSAVVDCAVYREGRRDTEHLGPAQALRKVRSADGSNHPGFVWIGLHEPTEEEFAGIAQEYGLHPLAVEDAVHAHQRPKLERYDESLFTVFKTIHYVEHAELTATSEVVETGEVMCFTGRDYIITVRHGGQGSLRALRHRLEEDPELLGKGPSAVLHAIADQTVDGYLAVADAVQDDIDEVEIEVFSDRSASGRRGGDASRIYQLKREVLEFKRAVSPLMRPLQMLSERPVRLIDPDIQKYFRDVADHLTRVNEQVLGFDDLLNSILQANLAQATVAQNEDMRKITAWAAIFAVPTMIAGIYGMNFDYMPETEWTYGYPAVLGLILAICYGMHRGFKRNGWL; from the coding sequence ATGTCGATGATCCGAGAGCTGCGCGCCGCCGTGCGTCCGGCACTGCGCAAGGACACCCGTTCCGCTTACGGGTACGAGGGTTTTGAAAGCATCGGCTGCGCGTCGAGCAGCGCCGTCGTGGACTGCGCCGTCTACCGCGAAGGCCGGCGCGACACCGAGCACCTGGGCCCCGCCCAGGCGCTGCGCAAGGTGCGCTCCGCCGACGGGAGCAACCACCCGGGCTTCGTCTGGATCGGCCTGCACGAGCCGACCGAGGAGGAGTTCGCGGGCATCGCGCAGGAGTACGGACTGCACCCGCTGGCCGTCGAGGACGCGGTGCACGCCCACCAGCGCCCGAAGCTGGAGCGCTACGACGAGAGCCTGTTCACCGTCTTCAAGACGATCCACTACGTCGAGCACGCCGAACTGACCGCCACCAGCGAGGTGGTGGAGACCGGCGAGGTCATGTGCTTCACCGGCAGGGACTACATCATCACCGTCCGGCACGGGGGCCAGGGCTCGCTGCGCGCCCTGCGGCACCGGCTGGAGGAGGACCCCGAGCTGCTGGGCAAGGGCCCCTCGGCGGTGCTGCACGCGATCGCCGACCAGACCGTCGACGGATACCTCGCGGTGGCCGACGCCGTGCAGGACGACATCGACGAGGTGGAGATCGAGGTCTTCTCCGACCGCTCGGCCAGCGGGCGGCGCGGCGGTGACGCGAGCCGGATCTACCAGCTCAAGCGCGAGGTCCTGGAGTTCAAGCGGGCCGTCTCCCCCCTGATGCGCCCGCTGCAAATGCTCAGCGAGCGGCCGGTGCGGCTGATCGACCCGGACATCCAGAAGTACTTCCGCGACGTGGCCGACCACCTGACGCGGGTCAACGAGCAGGTGCTGGGCTTCGACGACCTGCTCAACTCCATCCTCCAGGCCAACCTCGCGCAGGCCACGGTCGCGCAGAACGAGGACATGCGGAAGATCACCGCGTGGGCCGCCATCTTCGCGGTGCCCACGATGATCGCGGGAATCTACGGCATGAACTTCGACTACATGCCCGAGACCGAGTGGACGTACGGCTATCCCGCGGTGCTGGGGCTCATCCTCGCCATCTGCTACGGCATGCACCGGGGATTCAAGCGCAACGGGTGGCTGTAG